One Maniola hyperantus chromosome Z, iAphHyp1.2, whole genome shotgun sequence DNA window includes the following coding sequences:
- the b6 gene encoding uncharacterized protein b6: MRIILLCAVLGTAVGRESGWQPIVQDSALVYSPYAKSAERSFNAGPSFKILNRKPPKQPGLLGTISSGSDSCSMYKVSMNQELFYQYVEYQTKLPDLKEFTLCMWTKFHNHTDDHPLFSYAVGDSPKEISAMVSNTEEASYFSTAVNGQTYFRLNYPLKLNTWYHSCQSWNGKTGEWQIWVNAERVGRGFHNRLVGHVIKGGGTIITGQEQSLLYTEDGSEPILKQSGFVGEITMLQLYNVALTAGKAHRDHKHHHAHHFKHDGTPSEVSTPAATEPPPPIPTPIGNGNFLIAGQLQKPANLNLARPAQPNMINVQLPNGHRLQQQYVNGQLGNRLVSEQLLNSIQPVSTSNHINGNLPAPQVPLVGISVSQIEQGQRYETRPFGQSQGTTVVLSGSLINPANVQYIDDTSGHNVFKRDSKKRDKRDNPEIELAEELSGARKDKRGLVALSDGSIVDEALLTPDLFDETEDDIIFQQSLQDGLAGAVGNLPIQDMQRASVEDREPAEAEVKAVMQVCSGCTPEPFKKALVLSWRSTSKKLYSGAHYYKGLPICRAF; encoded by the exons ATGAGGATAATATTGCTGTGTGCCGTATTAGGTACGGCAGTGGGCAGGGAAAGTGGATGGCAGCCAATTGTGCAGGATTCTGCACTTGTCTACTCGCCGTACGCAAAGTCAGCGGAACGATCGTTTAATGCAGG cccctcatttaaaatattgaatCGAAAACCACCCAAGCAACCTGGACTTCTGGGAACAATCTCTTCTGGTTCAGACTCCTGCAGTATGTACAAGGTGTCCATGAACCAAGAACTGTTCTACCAATACGTTGAATATCAGACGAAACTGCCCGATCTTAAAGAGTTCACGCTTTGTATGTGGACCAAATTCCACAATCACACTGACGATCATCCACTGTTTTCATATGCGG TTGGAGACAGCCCGAAGGAGATCTCCGCGATGGTATCAAATACGGAAGAGGCAAGCTACTTTAGCACGGCAGTGAACGGACAGACGTATTTTAGACTCAATTATCCCCTCAAGCTCAACAC GTGGTACCACTCATGCCAGTCATGGAACGGGAAAACTGGAGAGTGGCAGATTTGGGTAAACGCTGAGCGAGTGGGCCGAGGATTTCATAATAGA CTCGTAGGCCATGTAATAAAGGGTGGCGGTACGATCATCACCGGACAGGAACAATCTTTATTGTACACAGAAGATGGTTCTGAGCCAATTTTAA aacaATCAGGATTTGTTGGAGAAATTACTATGCTTCAGTTGTATAACGTTGCGCTCACGGCTGGTAAAGCCCACAGAGATCACAAACATCATCATGCGCATCATTTCAAACACGACGGCACGCCATCCGAGGTTTCAACTCCAGCTGCCACGGAACCACCACCACCTATACCCACGCCTATTGGCAATGGAAACTTCCTGATCGCAGGACAACTGCAAAAGCCGGCCAACCTTAATTTGGCACGCCCTGCTCAACCAAATATGATCAATGTTCAACTTCCGAACGGTCACCGACTACAACAACAATACGTCAATGGCCAACTGGGCAACCGTTTAGTATCTGAGCAGCTTCTTAACAGCATACAGCCCGTGTCAACGTCAAATCATATTAATGGAAATCTTCCCGCTCCTCAAGTACCACTAGTTGGAATATCTGTGAGCCAAATTGAACAAGGCCAAAGATATGAAACTAGGCCTTTTGGACAATCACAGGGAACTACTGTTGTTCTGTCGGGGTCACTAATAAATCCAGCTAACGTTCAATACATCGATGATACATCTGGGCACAACGTTTTCAAGAGAGACTCAAAGAAACGCGATAAGAGAGATAATCCTGAAATAGAACTGGCGGAAGAATTAAGCGGCG CTAGAAAAGATAAGCGTGGCCTGGTAGCTCTGTCAGATGGGTCTATCGTCGATGAAGCTCTACTGACTCCCGATCTGTTTGATGAAACAGAAGACGATATAATATTTCAACAATCTTTACAAGATGGACTGGCTGGCGCCGTCGGAAATCTACCTATTCAAGATATGCAAAGAGCAAgt GTAGAAGACAGAGAGCCTGCGGAGGCCGAAGTAAAGGCGGTCATGCAAGTATGCAGCGGATGCACACCGGAGCCTTTTAAGAAAGCGCTTGTTCTTTCATGGAGAAGTACATCCAAAAAGCTTTACAGCGGTGCTCATTATTACAAAGGTCTGCCGATATGCCGAGCGTTTTAA